One bacterium DNA window includes the following coding sequences:
- a CDS encoding TonB-dependent receptor, translating to MRFSYVDQTIAKYTVRTPIKGDDLQQSLEYILIGKPLAYKRIGKNIIVLYEDDTKKQEASGQFTSVRLTIVDARTSEGIYFANVTISGSRRGALSDAHGQAVVQHIPYGDYTLRITALGYLPLDKALHLSSQEISLDTIRLEPSDIRLDSTIVFGERETWRVSDPKLRVQPSVIVIDHRKINSTPSVLEPDLFRTLQTLPGVTAPNDLSNELYVRGGTPDQNLITMDRAIVYQPYHLFGIAGIFNTDAIEQVNFSTGGFSAQYGNRLSSVIDVRTKSASPNKFSATGNVSLLSSKITMDGQPNKHWYYLVSLRRTYLDFATKAAVWLKIAPESIPYSFYDGLSKVVYRPNTLHEFGTSLFFSQDKFFSKHRDYEYVFNEFNVSRKLPMYSVGRLDYGWGNLNAAIYWDWQAGDLFRSRVTISQSKATIKLDEDLYYGYDSGAPDSIRRRTDSLNALQEKRPFDTRNYIVDRGFAWDTQWEWLNEHSMYLGVSLNLIEMSYYWKNFNAPPHYVQVFYDFAPDSFRYQRRTTNLAFYIEDMWKKGDWTIKPGIRIEHFSSNKRSLLISPRTAIRYDVSPKLALKGSAGIYYQSLFTARERGYIGFLEVPFSTENQVEKATHIIAGGEFFPNPNIRLTADIYFKHFNRLYRKDRSSDSLHFDEGVGDAYGLEITYRRIGNKMSFEADYSLAWVTRTFDQKTYVTNYDQRHTLNLLFSYRLPKNWTVDARWVLASGRAYRPTEFYGAFVDINLFDGSVGTSPYAYEFGQKNLDHLEFYDRYPFYHRLDISLVKTIRFNAWTLKPYVSIINTYYSNNPLFYDYATSGSVITNEPDPRRLYYSKRKGYGVPILPSFGAFFEF from the coding sequence GTGCGATTTTCATATGTTGACCAGACCATAGCAAAATATACTGTCCGTACTCCGATCAAAGGCGATGATTTGCAACAATCCTTAGAGTATATATTGATCGGTAAACCACTCGCATACAAACGCATCGGAAAAAATATTATCGTTTTGTATGAAGACGACACAAAAAAGCAAGAAGCTTCAGGTCAGTTCACATCTGTTCGCCTAACGATCGTTGATGCACGTACGTCAGAGGGGATTTATTTTGCCAACGTAACAATCTCCGGTAGTCGTCGCGGGGCATTGAGCGATGCACATGGCCAAGCTGTAGTTCAGCACATTCCTTACGGGGATTACACACTCCGTATAACAGCATTAGGTTATTTGCCTTTGGACAAGGCGTTGCATCTTTCATCTCAAGAAATCTCTCTGGATACGATACGTCTCGAACCCAGCGACATTCGATTGGACTCCACTATCGTCTTTGGTGAAAGGGAAACATGGCGTGTCAGTGATCCCAAATTGCGCGTTCAACCCAGCGTCATCGTTATTGATCACCGAAAAATCAACTCAACACCGAGCGTTCTTGAGCCTGATCTTTTTAGAACCTTGCAAACACTACCCGGCGTCACCGCTCCCAACGATCTATCCAACGAACTGTATGTGCGCGGAGGAACCCCGGATCAAAATCTAATCACAATGGATCGCGCTATTGTATATCAACCATATCACCTTTTCGGTATAGCCGGTATATTTAATACTGACGCTATCGAACAAGTGAACTTTTCCACCGGTGGTTTTTCAGCACAATACGGCAATCGTCTGAGCTCTGTAATTGATGTACGCACTAAATCGGCTTCACCAAATAAGTTCTCGGCCACGGGTAATGTCAGTTTGCTCAGTTCCAAAATCACGATGGATGGTCAACCCAACAAACATTGGTATTACCTCGTTTCTTTGCGTCGGACCTATTTAGATTTTGCCACCAAAGCGGCGGTATGGTTAAAAATAGCTCCGGAATCAATCCCTTATTCTTTTTATGACGGACTGAGCAAAGTAGTGTACCGTCCGAATACACTGCACGAATTTGGAACTTCATTATTTTTCAGCCAAGATAAATTTTTTTCAAAGCACAGGGATTATGAATATGTCTTCAACGAATTTAATGTCAGTCGGAAGTTACCTATGTATAGCGTCGGCCGCCTTGACTATGGCTGGGGAAATTTAAATGCTGCTATTTATTGGGACTGGCAGGCGGGAGATCTTTTCCGATCGCGAGTTACGATCAGTCAATCCAAAGCTACAATCAAACTGGATGAAGACCTCTATTACGGGTATGACAGCGGTGCGCCAGATTCGATCCGTCGGCGGACAGATAGCCTTAATGCATTACAGGAAAAGCGTCCTTTTGATACGCGAAACTATATCGTAGATCGAGGGTTCGCATGGGATACACAATGGGAATGGTTAAATGAACACAGTATGTATCTGGGCGTTTCACTTAACTTGATCGAAATGTCCTATTACTGGAAAAACTTTAACGCACCACCGCATTATGTACAAGTGTTTTACGATTTTGCGCCGGACAGCTTTCGTTATCAGCGTCGCACAACTAATCTCGCATTTTATATCGAAGACATGTGGAAAAAAGGTGACTGGACGATCAAACCGGGTATTCGAATAGAACATTTTTCAAGCAACAAACGATCTCTATTGATAAGCCCGCGTACGGCGATTCGGTATGATGTCTCGCCCAAACTAGCGCTCAAAGGAAGCGCCGGCATATATTATCAGTCTCTTTTTACTGCGCGCGAGCGCGGCTATATCGGTTTTTTAGAAGTGCCTTTCTCCACTGAAAATCAGGTTGAAAAAGCAACTCACATCATTGCAGGTGGTGAATTTTTTCCAAATCCCAACATTAGGCTGACGGCAGATATCTATTTCAAACATTTTAATCGTCTTTACCGAAAAGACCGCTCATCGGATAGCCTTCACTTTGATGAAGGCGTCGGTGACGCATACGGATTAGAAATCACCTACCGGCGAATAGGCAATAAAATGAGTTTTGAGGCCGATTATTCTTTAGCCTGGGTTACACGCACATTTGACCAAAAGACATATGTCACTAACTATGATCAGCGTCATACATTAAATTTACTCTTCAGTTATCGCTTGCCAAAAAACTGGACTGTGGATGCACGATGGGTTCTAGCTTCAGGTCGTGCCTACCGACCGACGGAGTTTTATGGCGCTTTTGTTGACATTAATCTGTTCGATGGTAGTGTTGGAACATCGCCATATGCGTATGAATTTGGGCAAAAAAATTTAGATCACTTGGAGTTTTACGACCGATACCCCTTCTATCATCGTCTCGACATTAGCTTAGTTAAAACGATCCGATTTAACGCATGGACATTAAAACCTTATGTTTCCATTATCAACACGTATTACTCCAACAACCCTTTGTTTTATGATTATGCTACCAGTGGAAGTGTGATCACTAATGAACCTGATCCTCGCCGCTTGTATTATTCCAAACGAAAAGGTTACGGAGTTCCTATTTTGCCAAGTTTCGGAGCATTTTTCGAGTTCTAG
- a CDS encoding RNA-binding transcriptional accessory protein, with translation MSEQEILRLVAKELNIPVQHVTSTTQLLDLENTVPFIARYRKEVTGGMDENQIRDIQDKMTYYRALEARKEVVLKSIEEQGKLTDELKARIVAATMLQEVEDLYLPYKPKRRTKGIIAKEKGLEPLAFQILAQEITSGTLDEYAQPFINPEKGVTTVDEALQGARDIIAEIISEDADVRKDVREFTRENGILVSEVKEDPENEYEMYHTFSEPIAKMPPHRILATNRGEREEKLRIKITVDEEACCNIIGYRHVKKQKSIFRDQVIEAIKESYFRLIAPSIEREIRGEFTEKSEEHAIEVFGSNARNLLLQAPTKGKIIMGIDPGFRTGCKVAVIDETGKYLEGETIYPHEPQKDTLGSKRVLKQFIRKYEVTVIAIGNGTASRETESLVADLITDLKKEDPHLELVYTIVSEAGASVYSASKIAQQEFPDLEASQRGNISIARRLLDPLAELVKIDPKSIGVGQYQHDVNQKRLAEQLTHVVESAVNYVGVNLNTASAALLTYVSGLSSKTAQSIIAHRDKNGKFSRREQLMDVTGIGPAAYQQCAGFLRIPDGDNPLDNTSIHPESYDATQKLLKKFNIVDPSTAGSLLELQLRNAKMSFENIAGEVGVGVPTLKDILDNLKKPGRDPREEMPKPIFKSDVLKMEDLREGMILKGTVRNVVDFGAFVDIGVKQDGLVHISHLSNKYVKNPMEVVAVGDVVDVKVMSVDLKKGRVQLSMKEASRSY, from the coding sequence ATGTCCGAACAGGAAATTCTGCGTCTCGTTGCCAAAGAACTCAATATCCCCGTCCAACACGTCACTTCAACCACCCAGTTGCTTGACCTGGAAAACACCGTTCCTTTTATCGCACGCTACCGAAAAGAAGTAACCGGCGGTATGGACGAAAATCAAATCCGGGATATACAGGATAAGATGACATACTATCGCGCACTGGAAGCACGTAAAGAAGTCGTACTCAAGTCTATCGAAGAACAAGGTAAACTTACCGACGAACTCAAAGCGCGTATCGTAGCCGCTACAATGCTTCAAGAAGTCGAAGATTTGTATCTGCCGTATAAACCAAAACGTCGTACCAAAGGTATTATCGCCAAAGAAAAAGGCCTCGAACCGCTCGCTTTCCAAATCCTTGCACAAGAGATTACAAGCGGCACCCTAGACGAATATGCCCAACCCTTCATCAATCCCGAAAAAGGAGTTACGACCGTCGACGAAGCGTTGCAAGGCGCACGCGATATCATCGCCGAGATCATCAGCGAAGATGCGGATGTAAGAAAAGATGTGCGCGAGTTTACACGTGAGAACGGCATCCTCGTGTCTGAAGTGAAAGAAGACCCCGAAAACGAATATGAAATGTATCATACATTTAGCGAGCCGATCGCCAAAATGCCTCCGCATCGTATCTTGGCTACCAACCGCGGTGAGCGCGAAGAAAAACTCCGCATCAAAATCACGGTTGACGAAGAAGCCTGTTGCAACATCATCGGATATCGCCACGTTAAAAAACAAAAATCTATTTTTCGTGATCAGGTTATCGAAGCCATCAAAGAAAGTTATTTCCGTTTGATCGCACCTTCCATTGAACGTGAAATCCGCGGCGAGTTTACCGAAAAGTCCGAAGAACATGCGATCGAAGTATTCGGAAGTAATGCGCGAAACCTACTTCTCCAAGCTCCCACCAAAGGCAAAATCATCATGGGCATTGATCCCGGATTTAGGACGGGATGCAAAGTCGCTGTCATTGATGAAACCGGAAAATACCTTGAGGGCGAAACCATCTATCCGCATGAACCGCAAAAAGACACCTTGGGCTCAAAGCGCGTTTTGAAACAATTCATCAGAAAATATGAGGTGACCGTCATTGCAATCGGGAACGGCACCGCGTCCCGCGAAACGGAATCTCTCGTTGCCGATCTGATCACCGATCTCAAAAAAGAAGATCCTCATCTGGAACTCGTGTATACGATCGTATCGGAAGCCGGCGCTTCGGTTTATTCGGCTTCAAAAATTGCACAACAAGAATTTCCTGATCTTGAGGCCTCGCAACGGGGCAATATTTCCATCGCGCGGCGACTTCTGGACCCCTTGGCCGAATTGGTCAAAATTGACCCCAAATCCATCGGAGTCGGCCAGTATCAGCATGATGTCAACCAAAAACGTTTGGCCGAACAGCTTACACATGTCGTGGAGTCTGCTGTAAACTACGTCGGCGTTAATCTTAACACAGCCTCCGCTGCTCTTCTGACGTACGTATCCGGCCTCTCATCCAAAACAGCCCAATCCATCATCGCACATCGGGATAAAAATGGAAAATTCTCACGCCGTGAACAACTTATGGATGTGACCGGTATCGGTCCGGCCGCATATCAGCAATGCGCAGGATTTTTACGTATTCCGGACGGCGATAATCCGCTAGATAATACGTCCATTCACCCGGAATCGTATGACGCCACACAAAAGCTGCTCAAAAAATTCAATATCGTCGACCCGTCAACAGCCGGAAGCCTGCTTGAACTGCAACTACGTAATGCAAAAATGTCTTTTGAAAATATCGCCGGGGAAGTCGGAGTCGGTGTTCCTACACTCAAAGACATTTTAGACAATCTTAAAAAACCGGGTCGTGATCCGCGTGAAGAAATGCCAAAACCCATTTTCAAATCCGATGTATTAAAAATGGAGGACCTGCGCGAAGGCATGATACTCAAAGGTACAGTTCGCAATGTCGTTGATTTTGGCGCTTTCGTGGATATCGGGGTTAAGCAGGACGGATTGGTACATATCAGCCATTTATCCAATAAGTATGTTAAAAACCCGATGGAGGTGGTGGCTGTCGGCGATGTGGTGGATGTAAAAGTAATGAGCGTTGATCTCAAAAAGGGACGCGTTCAACTCAGCATGAAAGAAGCATCACGCAGTTATTAG
- a CDS encoding NADH-quinone oxidoreductase subunit B, translated as MDLTKELKDNVLLTTVEAVYDWGRRNSLWPMPFGTACCAIEMMATLGPRYDMSRFGSEAIRFSPRQADLMIVSGRVSIKMMPVLKRIWDQMPEPKWCISMGACASTGGFFNTYTLIQGVDQFIPVDVYVPGCPPRPEGLIEGVMKIQKLIAKREAAYARDIKDDGMYGDDKVGIAGRGKDLVAEIATGKF; from the coding sequence ATGGATCTCACGAAAGAACTCAAAGATAATGTGCTTCTGACGACCGTCGAAGCCGTTTATGACTGGGGCCGCCGCAATTCACTTTGGCCGATGCCTTTCGGTACAGCATGTTGTGCGATCGAAATGATGGCGACGCTCGGACCGCGCTATGATATGTCGCGATTCGGGTCGGAAGCTATCCGTTTTTCACCGCGTCAGGCTGATTTGATGATTGTTTCCGGCCGTGTCTCGATCAAGATGATGCCTGTGCTCAAACGCATCTGGGATCAAATGCCTGAACCTAAATGGTGTATTTCGATGGGCGCTTGCGCTTCGACCGGAGGTTTTTTTAACACCTACACGCTCATTCAAGGTGTTGATCAGTTTATCCCAGTGGATGTATATGTGCCGGGGTGTCCGCCACGTCCTGAAGGTTTGATCGAAGGCGTGATGAAAATTCAAAAACTTATTGCCAAACGCGAAGCGGCTTACGCACGCGATATCAAAGATGACGGTATGTATGGCGATGATAAAGTCGGTATCGCAGGTCGTGGTAAAGATCTGGTAGCGGAAATAGCGACAGGCAAATTCTGA
- a CDS encoding YjbQ family protein produces the protein MKVHTHYLWFNTKQRREYINITDEVESALNVSGIKEGMALVSAMHITAAVYVNDAEDGLIKDIDKWLDHLAPVNPNYLHHRTGEDNADAHLKNLLLHHEVIVPVTGGRLDFGPWQQIYYAEFDGQRKKRVVIKIMGL, from the coding sequence GTGAAAGTTCATACACACTACCTGTGGTTTAACACTAAACAAAGAAGAGAATATATCAATATCACCGATGAAGTAGAGTCGGCGCTTAACGTTTCGGGGATCAAAGAGGGTATGGCGCTTGTGTCGGCGATGCATATTACAGCGGCGGTATATGTCAATGACGCAGAAGATGGTCTTATCAAGGACATTGACAAATGGCTGGATCATCTGGCGCCCGTTAATCCGAATTACCTTCATCATCGTACCGGCGAAGACAACGCGGATGCGCATTTAAAGAACTTGCTATTGCATCATGAGGTGATTGTGCCGGTGACCGGTGGTCGGCTGGATTTTGGCCCTTGGCAGCAGATCTATTATGCCGAGTTTGACGGGCAGCGAAAAAAACGCGTTGTGATCAAAATCATGGGACTATGA
- a CDS encoding FecR domain-containing protein — MSENYYHQDGFIGRWIAGALTDEEKKEFELWQKNNNHRQEFFNELTKIHWSQKSLEIPKASSERMWSAIAEATTSKQVSRRWVRNTTQWAATIAASIVIYFGLESQFAYREITTSKAQQTEIVLPDGSIARLNGLSSIRYNSWRWPLTRSVTMHGEVYFEVQKMKQPFNVTAENLNVEVLGTKFNIRDRADRSEVVCSSGKVRVNARNSSENTILTPGLAVSMHRGHFSMPYSIDTVLVAGWSQGIWNYQSAPIYSILNDWEITYGLTITMDSIDTKRTFTGLIHGSSSLSALTQLGLSAGFETTIVNDSTFFLKLKK, encoded by the coding sequence ATGAGTGAAAATTACTATCACCAAGACGGCTTTATCGGCCGTTGGATCGCGGGTGCATTGACCGACGAAGAAAAAAAAGAATTTGAGCTATGGCAAAAAAACAACAACCATCGGCAAGAGTTTTTCAATGAATTAACAAAAATTCATTGGTCACAAAAATCCTTAGAGATCCCAAAGGCTTCCTCCGAGCGCATGTGGAGTGCTATCGCTGAAGCAACAACATCCAAACAGGTTTCACGAAGGTGGGTTAGAAACACAACGCAATGGGCTGCAACCATAGCCGCAAGCATTGTCATCTACTTTGGGTTGGAATCTCAATTCGCTTACAGAGAAATAACAACTTCAAAAGCACAACAAACCGAAATCGTATTACCCGACGGCTCTATAGCAAGACTCAATGGGCTATCTTCAATTCGCTATAACTCCTGGCGATGGCCGTTAACGCGCAGCGTCACTATGCATGGCGAAGTGTATTTTGAAGTGCAAAAAATGAAACAACCTTTTAATGTCACTGCTGAAAACCTGAATGTGGAGGTTTTGGGAACCAAATTTAATATAAGGGATCGTGCAGACCGCTCAGAAGTCGTCTGTTCATCCGGAAAGGTACGCGTAAACGCAAGGAACAGTTCAGAAAATACGATTCTGACGCCGGGTCTCGCCGTAAGTATGCATCGGGGGCATTTTTCTATGCCGTATTCTATAGATACGGTGCTAGTCGCAGGATGGTCGCAAGGAATATGGAACTATCAATCAGCGCCGATTTATTCGATCTTAAACGATTGGGAGATCACCTATGGACTAACCATTACTATGGATAGCATAGATACCAAACGCACTTTCACCGGATTGATCCACGGTTCATCCAGTCTTAGCGCTTTAACACAATTAGGATTATCCGCCGGTTTTGAAACCACAATCGTCAATGATTCTACTTTTTTTTTAAAACTTAAAAAATAA
- a CDS encoding superoxide dismutase, whose protein sequence is MAFTLPSLPYAHDALEPHFDKMTMEIHHGKHHTAYVTNLNNAVAGKPEENLSIEEICKNISKYPVAVRNNGGGHFNHSLFWTVLGPNAGGEPTGALADAIKLAFGSFADFKTQFANAGATRFGSGWTWLIVKEGKLAICSTPNQDNPLMDIAEVKGAPILGLDVWEHAYYLKYQNRRPDYITAFWNVVNWNKVAENFANAK, encoded by the coding sequence ATGGCTTTTACACTTCCCTCGCTTCCGTACGCACATGATGCGTTGGAACCTCATTTTGATAAGATGACTATGGAAATCCACCATGGCAAACACCACACTGCCTATGTAACCAATCTCAATAACGCGGTGGCCGGTAAGCCTGAAGAAAATCTGAGTATCGAAGAAATCTGTAAAAATATTTCCAAATACCCTGTCGCCGTACGCAATAATGGCGGCGGACATTTTAATCACTCGCTTTTTTGGACGGTTCTTGGTCCCAATGCAGGCGGTGAACCGACGGGCGCATTAGCGGATGCGATCAAATTAGCATTCGGTTCGTTTGCCGATTTCAAAACTCAATTTGCAAATGCCGGTGCGACACGCTTTGGTTCCGGTTGGACATGGCTCATCGTAAAGGAAGGCAAATTGGCGATATGCTCTACCCCCAATCAAGATAATCCGTTAATGGATATTGCCGAAGTTAAAGGTGCGCCTATATTGGGATTAGACGTGTGGGAACACGCGTACTATCTTAAATATCAAAACCGTCGTCCGGATTATATCACCGCGTTTTGGAATGTGGTTAACTGGAACAAAGTTGCCGAAAACTTCGCGAACGCCAAATAA
- a CDS encoding DUF4249 family protein translates to MRKKSTIILMFAISLSAACNSNHSNEFLGAFGVLMPYASENATVIVTRAYSQENYQEFIPEELLTLESNAEVTITSDSQSIRLSEVIPGRYIDTAGVLKYFPGSIYRLEVRAVDGLRISAECTLPGVPIPDPEITPDSFSVAIEMDTVRRVVSGYPYPVLTPLYYLRSPKIRFDWSDVIGAEAYYWEIGSDTSYLKESDQEFFIPNSKLFQAEKWITYSSLVLFDHWDSTSYRGIYNKPDNPWTWSGFNIDSEREFVYTSQLRITAIDRNFINYKDNHKSNIRGGYGYFSAATRHERPITVHVKSEMRTR, encoded by the coding sequence ATGAGAAAAAAATCGACAATAATACTGATGTTTGCTATTTCACTGAGTGCCGCATGTAATTCAAATCACTCCAATGAATTTCTGGGTGCTTTTGGTGTCTTGATGCCGTATGCCTCCGAAAATGCAACGGTCATAGTAACGCGCGCCTACAGCCAGGAAAACTATCAAGAATTTATACCCGAAGAACTTCTGACTTTGGAATCCAATGCCGAGGTTACCATTACGAGTGATTCGCAGAGCATTAGACTTTCGGAAGTGATACCAGGGCGCTATATAGATACAGCAGGAGTGTTAAAATATTTCCCCGGCTCCATCTATCGACTCGAAGTTCGAGCCGTGGACGGCCTGCGCATAAGCGCAGAATGTACGCTTCCGGGTGTACCGATTCCTGATCCGGAAATAACTCCCGATAGCTTTTCTGTCGCGATAGAAATGGATACAGTCCGCCGAGTCGTCTCCGGATATCCTTATCCTGTTTTGACGCCGCTATATTACCTTCGTTCTCCCAAAATACGATTTGATTGGAGTGATGTTATTGGCGCTGAAGCCTACTATTGGGAGATTGGTTCTGATACATCGTATCTTAAAGAATCTGATCAAGAATTTTTCATACCAAACTCAAAATTATTTCAGGCCGAAAAATGGATCACGTATTCATCGTTAGTATTATTTGATCACTGGGATTCTACTAGCTATAGAGGCATTTATAATAAGCCGGATAACCCCTGGACATGGAGCGGCTTCAATATCGATTCGGAAAGGGAGTTTGTTTATACATCACAACTCCGTATTACCGCCATAGACCGAAATTTCATTAACTATAAGGATAATCACAAATCTAACATCCGCGGTGGATACGGGTATTTTAGTGCCGCCACAAGGCATGAACGACCGATAACCGTCCATGTCAAATCAGAAATGAGGACACGATGA